The Candidatus Omnitrophota bacterium genome has a window encoding:
- the argF gene encoding ornithine carbamoyltransferase, protein MNHFIALKYFSQGEIEKLIDLAIKIKSNRSLYRDSLKGKSIGLIFEKPSLRTKTAFYIGAVQLGAEAIYYTPQEIKIGERESVGDIAGTFSVYLDAVVLRTFSHDTILEFAKLSKIPIVNALSDFFHPSQVLADILTIKEAKGDIKKLKIVYAGDGNNVCNSLIHAFSILGGNLTLSIPKGYGYGLKNKVLAEAKAQAEISGAKISFNPSLSEAAKGADVLYTDVWTSMGKESERKKRKKAFKNFQINDKILKAAKSDCIVMHCLPAHRGEEITDSVIDSKNSAVFKQAENRLHAAKAILVYLLKGNKADK, encoded by the coding sequence ATGAATCATTTTATTGCCCTTAAATATTTTTCTCAAGGAGAGATTGAAAAGCTTATTGATTTAGCGATAAAGATAAAAAGCAATCGAAGTCTTTATCGAGATTCACTGAAGGGAAAATCAATAGGGCTTATTTTTGAAAAACCGTCCTTGAGGACTAAGACTGCTTTTTATATTGGGGCGGTACAGTTAGGCGCTGAAGCTATTTACTATACCCCTCAAGAGATAAAAATCGGAGAAAGAGAATCGGTTGGTGATATTGCCGGAACTTTTTCAGTGTATTTAGACGCGGTAGTTTTGCGTACCTTTTCGCATGATACAATTTTAGAGTTTGCAAAACTTTCAAAAATACCGATAGTTAATGCTTTAAGTGATTTTTTTCATCCTTCGCAAGTATTAGCCGATATTCTTACAATCAAGGAAGCTAAGGGCGATATAAAAAAGTTAAAAATCGTCTATGCCGGTGACGGTAATAATGTTTGCAACTCTTTAATTCATGCATTTTCTATTTTAGGTGGCAATTTGACTCTAAGTATTCCTAAAGGCTATGGGTATGGGCTTAAGAATAAAGTTTTAGCTGAGGCTAAGGCTCAGGCAGAGATTTCCGGGGCAAAGATATCTTTTAATCCTTCACTTAGTGAAGCAGCCAAAGGCGCGGATGTTCTATACACCGATGTTTGGACTTCAATGGGCAAGGAGTCGGAAAGAAAGAAAAGAAAAAAAGCTTTTAAAAACTTTCAGATAAATGATAAAATCTTAAAAGCTGCTAAGAGTGATTGTATCGTGATGCATTGTCTTCCGGCTCACAGAGGGGAGGAGATTACCGATTCGGTAATTGACAGTAAAAATTCGGCAGTCTTCAAGCAGGCTGAGAATCGTCTCCATGCGGCAAAGGCAATTTTAGTTTATCTTTTAAAAGGTAATAAGGCGGATAAATAA
- a CDS encoding argininosuccinate synthase codes for MKKVVLAYSGGLDTSCCVAWLRDKGYKVVAFSANLGSEFSPKELKSMAKASGISKIYIKDLQKEFADQYILPALKAGAVYQNKYLLATALGRPLIAKYLVEVAKKEKATYVAHGCTAKGNDQVRFEIAVKALNPRLKVIAPLREWHLTSRDSEIKYAKSKKLPIKSTKKKIYSIDKNIWGVSIEAGSLENLDNEPPEDAFILTQSLKKAPSSPQYLDIEFSKGKPVKLNGKSTELVALINKLNKIGGKHSIGRTDVIEDRVVGIKSREVYEAPAAWILHLAHKELESLVLDRETLSQKALLALKYAQLAYQGLWFSKLKISLDAAILETQSKVSGKIRLKLYKGNIIIAKRSSPHSLYKEELATYGEKDKFNRDWAEGFIKIWGMPFVGK; via the coding sequence ATGAAAAAAGTAGTTTTAGCTTATTCGGGAGGATTAGATACTTCTTGTTGTGTGGCTTGGCTTAGAGATAAAGGCTACAAGGTGGTAGCTTTTTCTGCTAATTTAGGCAGTGAGTTCTCACCTAAAGAGCTTAAAAGCATGGCTAAGGCCAGCGGAATATCTAAAATCTATATAAAAGATTTACAAAAAGAATTCGCTGATCAGTATATACTTCCGGCACTTAAGGCCGGGGCAGTTTACCAGAATAAATATCTTCTGGCGACAGCTCTTGGACGTCCTTTAATTGCTAAATATTTAGTTGAAGTAGCCAAAAAGGAAAAAGCAACTTATGTTGCTCATGGCTGTACGGCTAAGGGTAATGACCAGGTAAGGTTTGAGATAGCAGTGAAAGCTTTGAATCCTAGACTAAAGGTTATTGCTCCCTTGAGAGAGTGGCACTTAACCTCTAGAGATTCAGAGATTAAATATGCAAAAAGTAAAAAGTTGCCGATTAAATCAACCAAGAAGAAGATTTACAGCATTGATAAAAATATTTGGGGAGTAAGCATTGAAGCCGGCAGCCTCGAAAATTTGGACAACGAGCCTCCAGAAGATGCTTTTATTTTAACTCAAAGTTTAAAAAAGGCTCCCTCTAGTCCTCAATATTTAGATATTGAGTTTTCTAAAGGAAAGCCAGTTAAGCTAAACGGGAAATCTACGGAGTTGGTGGCGCTTATAAACAAGCTTAATAAAATCGGTGGCAAACACTCAATCGGCAGGACTGATGTTATTGAGGACAGGGTTGTCGGTATAAAGTCGAGAGAGGTTTATGAGGCTCCGGCAGCTTGGATATTGCACTTAGCTCATAAGGAGCTTGAAAGTTTAGTCTTAGACAGAGAGACTCTTTCACAAAAAGCGCTTTTAGCCTTGAAATATGCCCAACTGGCCTATCAAGGTTTGTGGTTTTCTAAGCTGAAGATCAGCCTTGATGCGGCGATTTTAGAAACTCAAAGCAAAGTAAGCGGAAAGATAAGATTGAAACTATACAAAGGAAATATAATTATCGCTAAAAGAAGTTCGCCGCACTCTTTATATAAGGAAGAGCTGGCAACTTACGGTGAAAAAGATAAATTTAACCGAGATTGGGCCGAAGGGTTTATTAAAATCTGGGGAATGCCCTTTGTTGGTAAATAG
- the argB gene encoding acetylglutamate kinase, translating to MVQEAIKKADVLIEALPYIKKFHKKIFVIKYGGSILGEERVRKCVLEDIAFLRFAGIRPIIVHGGGPNITERLRDHKVATEFVDGMRVTDQFTLNVVEEELNKLNDLILGEVATHQVKALGFKKKNSILRVKKKKSKVDLGLVGEMVGFDKETLFKALESGIPVICPMGVSADGVSYNINADEVAFFLASELKAEKLVLLTNVLGVMRDPKDDHSLISTITAKEVKELIQEKIIDEGMVPKVMAAKKAINNGVGKAHIVDAKIPHALLLEIFTDQGISTEIVK from the coding sequence ATGGTTCAAGAAGCAATAAAAAAAGCCGATGTTTTAATTGAGGCGCTGCCTTATATCAAGAAGTTTCATAAAAAGATATTTGTAATTAAGTATGGAGGTTCAATTCTAGGCGAAGAAAGAGTCAGGAAGTGCGTTCTTGAGGATATTGCTTTTTTAAGATTTGCCGGTATTAGGCCAATTATCGTTCATGGCGGTGGACCTAATATTACTGAAAGACTCAGAGACCATAAGGTGGCAACTGAATTTGTTGACGGCATGAGAGTGACTGATCAGTTTACTTTAAATGTAGTCGAAGAGGAGCTTAATAAATTAAATGATCTTATTCTTGGCGAAGTAGCAACCCATCAAGTTAAGGCCCTAGGTTTTAAGAAGAAGAATAGTATCTTAAGGGTTAAGAAAAAAAAGAGTAAGGTTGACCTAGGTTTGGTCGGTGAGATGGTCGGTTTCGATAAAGAAACGTTATTTAAGGCTTTAGAGAGCGGTATTCCGGTTATTTGCCCGATGGGTGTATCAGCTGACGGAGTTTCCTATAACATAAATGCTGACGAGGTAGCTTTTTTTCTGGCCTCTGAGTTAAAGGCAGAAAAGTTAGTTCTCTTAACCAATGTTTTAGGAGTAATGAGAGACCCTAAGGACGATCACTCTTTAATTTCAACTATAACTGCCAAAGAGGTAAAAGAGTTAATTCAGGAAAAAATAATCGATGAGGGTATGGTGCCAAAGGTTATGGCTGCCAAAAAAGCAATTAATAACGGTGTAGGCAAGGCTCATATTGTTGATGCCAAAATTCCCCATGCTTTGCTTTTAGAGATATTTACCGATCAGGGTATTAGCACCGAGATAGTAAAATAG
- a CDS encoding aspartate aminotransferase family protein yields MNIKKLYKDYSLNTYTRVGPVFVKGKGSWLWDAQGNKYLDLLPGWGVSILGHCHPRIAAAINKQTKKLIHLPNNLFFKEQALLAKEIVKKSFPAKVFFANSGAEGIEGAIKLSRLFGKGKRYELITMKNSFHGRTFGALSATAQAKYKKPFKPILGGFKEAKFNDIKSFKNKVNKKTVGVILELIQGEGGVNVADKDYIRQLKQYCQKHSLLLIIDEVQTGMGRTGKLFAYQNYSITPDIMVLSKGIGAGAPMSAIVVNKKIADIIKPGMHASTFGGSPLVTAASLETFKVIDQEKLLGKVKKNGDYLHKRFLTFKKKYSLVKAVRGKGLMLGIELSIDAQPLFLECLKRKLIINATHRTVLRMLPALNVTRSELDQGLEILDAVLAKFAKKK; encoded by the coding sequence ATGAACATTAAGAAGTTATATAAGGATTATTCGTTAAATACTTACACTAGAGTAGGTCCGGTATTTGTTAAAGGTAAGGGAAGCTGGCTTTGGGATGCCCAAGGTAATAAATATTTGGATTTACTTCCCGGCTGGGGGGTATCAATTTTGGGCCATTGTCATCCGAGAATCGCGGCGGCTATTAATAAACAGACAAAAAAGTTAATTCATCTTCCGAATAATTTGTTTTTTAAAGAGCAGGCCTTATTAGCTAAAGAGATTGTGAAAAAGAGTTTTCCGGCTAAGGTATTTTTTGCTAATTCCGGGGCTGAAGGCATTGAAGGGGCGATAAAGCTTAGCCGTCTCTTTGGTAAAGGAAAAAGATATGAGTTGATTACTATGAAAAATTCCTTTCACGGAAGAACTTTCGGTGCTCTTTCAGCGACAGCCCAAGCTAAATATAAAAAACCGTTTAAGCCGATACTCGGAGGTTTCAAAGAAGCAAAGTTTAATGATATAAAGAGCTTTAAGAATAAGGTTAATAAAAAGACGGTCGGGGTAATCCTAGAACTAATTCAGGGAGAGGGTGGAGTAAACGTAGCTGATAAAGATTATATAAGGCAGTTAAAGCAATATTGCCAAAAGCATAGCCTTTTATTAATTATTGATGAGGTCCAAACCGGAATGGGCAGAACTGGAAAACTGTTTGCTTATCAGAATTATTCCATAACTCCTGATATAATGGTTTTATCAAAGGGTATCGGGGCAGGAGCCCCGATGTCAGCAATAGTTGTTAACAAGAAAATAGCTGATATAATTAAGCCGGGGATGCATGCTTCAACTTTTGGCGGATCGCCTTTAGTGACTGCGGCCTCACTTGAAACTTTTAAGGTAATTGATCAAGAGAAGCTTCTTGGTAAGGTTAAAAAGAATGGTGACTATCTTCATAAGAGATTTTTGACTTTCAAGAAAAAGTATTCGTTGGTTAAAGCAGTGAGAGGAAAAGGCTTAATGCTGGGAATCGAGCTATCAATTGATGCGCAGCCTTTATTTTTAGAGTGTTTAAAGAGGAAGTTAATAATAAACGCTACCCATAGAACAGTTTTAAGGATGTTACCGGCCTTAAACGTAACTAGATCTGAGTTGGATCAGGGTCTAGAGATATTAGATGCGGTATTAGCTAAGTTTGCTAAAAAAAAGTAG
- the argJ gene encoding bifunctional glutamate N-acetyltransferase/amino-acid acetyltransferase ArgJ, which produces MKLPQGFLSSGINCGLKRKKLDLGLIYVEDFAKVAGFFTTNANLSYSVVAAKKNIKNPIKAVLVNSGNANCYSHKSGLKDTEDIVLKLAKKLGVKQSSILIASTGIIGKKLPKQKIISGLEPLIKNLGKQSKNFSESILTTDAFVKTAGKQILKGKASVVGFAKGAGMICPNMATMLAFVLTDCDLPQAVFKKIAKEAVEESFNSISVDGCMSTNDTLICLSSGKVPLKNKAQIADFSKSLKVVCLELAKLIVKDAEGASKFIHIRIKGAKTKLEAKKCGLALANSNLFKCAIYGENANWGRIIQSLGQVGVKLGENIGIKTNSLKKRNIDIAIDLKRGRSSASIYTSDLTPQYVKINAEYS; this is translated from the coding sequence ATGAAATTACCACAAGGTTTTCTTTCTTCCGGAATCAATTGCGGGTTAAAAAGAAAAAAGTTGGATCTTGGACTTATTTATGTTGAGGATTTTGCTAAGGTAGCCGGATTTTTTACAACGAATGCTAATCTTTCTTATTCGGTCGTAGCGGCTAAGAAAAATATTAAAAATCCGATTAAGGCGGTTTTAGTCAATAGCGGAAATGCGAACTGTTATTCTCATAAGTCTGGTTTAAAAGATACCGAAGATATAGTTTTAAAGTTAGCTAAGAAGCTAGGAGTAAAACAATCTAGCATCTTGATTGCTTCTACTGGTATTATCGGTAAAAAATTACCGAAGCAAAAAATCATATCGGGATTAGAGCCTTTAATAAAGAACTTGGGAAAGCAGTCTAAGAATTTTTCAGAGAGCATTCTTACTACGGATGCCTTTGTTAAAACTGCCGGCAAACAGATTCTTAAAGGTAAGGCCAGCGTGGTTGGCTTTGCCAAGGGCGCTGGGATGATTTGTCCTAATATGGCTACAATGTTAGCTTTTGTGCTTACTGATTGTGATTTACCGCAGGCTGTTTTTAAAAAAATTGCTAAAGAAGCAGTTGAAGAAAGTTTTAATTCAATAAGCGTTGATGGTTGTATGAGTACTAATGATACCTTAATATGTCTTTCGAGCGGAAAGGTTCCTTTAAAGAACAAAGCTCAAATAGCTGATTTTTCTAAGAGTTTAAAGGTTGTATGTTTAGAATTAGCCAAGCTAATAGTCAAAGATGCCGAAGGGGCAAGTAAATTTATTCATATTCGGATAAAGGGAGCAAAAACTAAACTTGAGGCAAAGAAGTGCGGTTTAGCTTTAGCAAATTCCAATCTTTTTAAATGTGCTATTTATGGTGAGAATGCAAATTGGGGAAGGATTATCCAAAGTTTGGGGCAAGTCGGGGTTAAGTTGGGAGAAAATATAGGTATTAAAACAAATTCCCTTAAGAAGAGAAATATTGATATAGCGATTGACCTAAAGAGAGGTAGGTCGTCAGCAAGCATTTACACCTCGGATCTAACCCCGCAGTATGTTAAGATAAACGCTGAATATAGTTAG